In Bacillaceae bacterium S4-13-56, the genomic stretch CTTTTCATTATTCATTGGAATAGTTTCCCTAGTCTTTTTTGTAGGGAGACAATTACGGTTGACACAGCCAATGCTGGAGTTTCGAGTATTTCGTTTTTCCATTTTTCCTTTAACGGTGTTTCTTGGTATGGTAACATTTATGGGCTTGATTGGGGTGGAAACTCTAATACCTATGTATATGCAGAATATGCGTGATTTTTCTGCGTTGGATTCAGGATTAGCACTTCTTCCAGGAGCAATTGTATCGGCTCTCATGTCCCCAATTACAGGAAGGATTTTTGATCGCATTGGAGCAAAATGGTTAACTATCTTTGGAATGGGGATCATGACGATTTCTTCTTTTGCATTTACAACACTTGATACTACGACATCCTTTGAATTTATAACGATTGTGTATACGATTCGTATGTTTGGATTATCGATGGTGATTATGCCAGTGGCAACCGCGGGACTTAACCAACTTCCTAAACGGCTAATCCCTCATGGTGCAGCTATGGATAATACTATGCGGCAAATTGCAGCATCAGTAGGAACAGCTCTTTTAGTAACAGTTATGACTACCACTGCTTCTCAGGCAAACGTTGACCATGCGGATATTCATGGGATAAATATGGCTTTTATGGTAGTGACGATATTATCCTTTATAGGGTTAATCTTAGGGTTCTTTGTGAAACAATCTTCACCAAATGTGGAGGATGAAAGAGTAGAAGGATAGAGAGGTGCTTGGTAATTTCTTTTTATAAAAAACTGACATCTACCTTAATAGTGATGGGCTTTAAAGAGCCTCCTAGTATAAAGGAGGGGGTAGTTCACTAAAAGAAGAGCTTGGATTAAGCTCTTCTTTCCCATATGCACGATCTATTTTCGTTGGTTGTTTCCAGGTAGTTTTTCTCCTTGTTCCCCTTTTCCTTGTCGCTTCTTATTTTTTTGATCCTTTCGTTGTTTGTCGTGGATTTTTTCTACAAATTCATTAGTGTTGTCCATTACTGAAACCTCCTTTTATAATTTTCCTCAAGTATTACTATTACC encodes the following:
- a CDS encoding DUF4023 domain-containing protein, with product MDNTNEFVEKIHDKQRKDQKNKKRQGKGEQGEKLPGNNQRK
- a CDS encoding MDR family MFS transporter, with protein sequence MVPGYNKTSIVALLLAGAFISILNQTLMITAIPPIMKEMNITANTAQWLTTIFMLVNGIMIPISAFLIERFTTRQIFLTAMSVFAVGTMVAGIAPNFEILILGRVIQSSGAGVMLPLMQTVFLMIFPVNKRGSAMGLIGLVISFAPAIGPALSGWVTSHYSWRLLFFIILPIALIDILIAVFALKNVTETTKPKVDVASIILSSFGFGGLLFGFTSAGNFGWLDIHTIFSLFIGIVSLVFFVGRQLRLTQPMLEFRVFRFSIFPLTVFLGMVTFMGLIGVETLIPMYMQNMRDFSALDSGLALLPGAIVSALMSPITGRIFDRIGAKWLTIFGMGIMTISSFAFTTLDTTTSFEFITIVYTIRMFGLSMVIMPVATAGLNQLPKRLIPHGAAMDNTMRQIAASVGTALLVTVMTTTASQANVDHADIHGINMAFMVVTILSFIGLILGFFVKQSSPNVEDERVEG